A genome region from Babesia bigemina genome assembly Bbig001, chromosome : I includes the following:
- a CDS encoding Probable fructokinase, translated as MRSITASAFKLCCTAALIFSKSYEHGNDHDVIEEGPSRLLFVGQAAIGLYVKYRPNGRRGEDFDISYTNESEEAFSSIGEKKGVDAINPDGPSVTTARTYAKLGGEAAYIGILGDDDLATRFEKAITADGVEDKTIRRDGETTTELHSLVTPDGERQTYKVFGAGGSISEEDIHVSVMNNFDYYVVSTNMLRSPGKLALTTKMVDATLNSGKQIITLLPTSDFEVRYKDALLNIVDKSAYVCGTKEEFARLYGINNISGLKLYFLKATSGDHPIHKAVIMMTEEFGTFLFYGGRFQYILPSTVLAVDTAGADDVFGGALLYGILNGYTVQQASKLAHAAVSDILTRIGITFSEELSTRFDEIKRLPSKKLEEEMQEKAWEDMTRSMGTPQLDTYESE; from the coding sequence ATGAGATCCATCACTGCTTCCGCCTTCAAGCTCTGCTGCACTGCAGCTCTTATTTTCAGCAAAAGCTACGAACATGGCAATGACCACGATGTTATTGAGGAGGGCCCCTCCCGCCTTCTTTTCGTTGGCCAGGCCGCTATCGGCTTGTACGTGAAGTACAGGCCTAACGGTCGCCGTGGTGAGGACTTCGACATCAGCTACACCAACGAGAGTGAGGAGGCTTTCTCCAGCATTGGAGAGAAGAAGGGTGTGGACGCCATTAACCCCGACGGCCCCTCGGTCACCACTGCCCGTACGTACGCCAAGTTGGGTGGTGAGGCCGCGTACATTGGTATTCTTGGTGACGACGATTTGGCCACCAGGTTCGAGAAGGCCATTACTGCTGACGGTGTTGAGGACAAGACCATCCGCCGCGACGGTGAGACCACCACTGAGTTGCACTCCCTTGTGACTCCCGACGGTGAGCGCCAGACCTACAAGGTGTTCGGTGCCGGTGGCTCTATCTCTGAGGAAGATATCCATGTGTCCGTCATGAACAACTTCGACTACTACGTCGTCAGCACCAacatgctgcgcagcccCGGCAAGCTCGCTTTGACCACCAAGATGGTTGATGCCACCCTTAACAGCGGCAAGCAGATCATCACCCTGTTGCCCACCAGCGATTTCGAGGTGAGGTACAAGGATGCTCTGTTGAACATCGTCGACAAATCTGCGTACGTCTGCGGTACCAAGGAGGAGTTCGCCAGGCTGTACGGCATCAACAACATCAGCGGTCTGAAGCTGTACTTCTTGAAGGCCACCAGCGGTGATCACCCCATCCACAAGGCCGTTATCATGATGACTGAGGAATTCGGTACCTTCCTCTTCTACGGTGGCAGGTTCCAGTACATTCTGCCCAGCACTGTGCTCGCCGTCGACACCGCCGGTGCCGATGACGTCTTCGGTGGTGCTCTGTTGTACGGTATCCTGAACGGCTACACTGTGCAGCAGGCTTCCAAGTTGGcccacgctgccgtgaGCGACATTCTTACCCGCATTGGTATCACCTTCAGCGAGGAGCTTTCCACCAGGTTCGACGAGATCAAGCGCCTGCCCTCGAAGAAGCTTGAGGAGGAGATGCAGGAGAAGGCCTGGGAAGACATGACGAGGAGCATGGGCACCCCTCAGTTGGACACTTACGAAAGCGAGTAA
- a CDS encoding ClpP Protease,putative, whose protein sequence is MVQTLAAAFLIHGTSQCNPSLRRSGHFGAPRSTARTLYMAPIGIPKVEYRAPGSQRSDWEDIHTRLYRERILFVSQKLDDEYVNILISALLCLDNETHEKPITLYINSQGGPITAGIALFDTVKHIKSKVATINVGFCGATASLLLGSGTPGMRAALPHSRVLMHQPSGALQGSAEQLKNDAKHLLDVKKLLHSLYSRVTKQPVDKVTADLERDNFMSAEESQQYGLIDRIIQPSEKAGEENL, encoded by the exons ATGGTGCAGACACTTGCAGCGGCATTTCTAATTCACGGAACGAGTCAGTGCAACCCGTCTTTAAGGAGGTCAGGTCATTTCGGAGCCCCCAGAAGTACGGCTAGGACACTgtacatggcgccgattgGGATACCCAAGGTAGAGTACAGAGCGCCCGGATCTCAGCGTTCCGATTGGGAGGACATACATACGCGGTTGTACAGGGAACGCATACTTTTCGTCAGCCAAAAACTTGATGACGAATACGTGAACATCCTGATCAGTGCGTTGCTGTGCCTCGATAACGAAACGCACGAAAAGCCCATCACGCTCTATATTAACAGCCAAGGTGGGCCAATCACCGCGGGCATCGCATTATTCGACACGGTGAAACACATCAAATCAAAAGTGGCGACCATCAACGTGGGATTCTGTGGCGCCACTGCATCCTTGCTGTTGGGATCGGGGACACCGGGGATGCGCGCAGCGTTGCCACATTCCAGAGTTCTTATGCACCAGCCATCAGGCGCATTGCAAGGATCGGCCGAGCAGTTGAAAAACGACGCAAAGCACCTCCTGGACGTCAAAAAGTTACTCCACAGCCTGTACAG CCGTGTAACCAAACAACCTGTAGACAAAGTAACGGCAGACCTCGAAAGGGACAATTTTATGTCTGCTGAAGAAAGCCAGCAATACGGACTCATCGATCGCATTATACAACCAAGTGAGAAAGCGGGTGAAGAGAATTTGTAA
- a CDS encoding Ribokinase-like superfamily protein, putative, with product MGDAVLENRSNSVLFVGHPLINLLARADYSVIERLGVAKGESNLVTRDTFDELEKLVNVENMSPGCSSSNSAIAYSYLGGKTSYYGLMGDDDEATAFGDMLATYGVDNIAIRVPGQRTSQVYCLVTPDADRTMYVLFGASHTMKPSDLDENIMERFDYYAVNGFMFADEDQVALTNKMVESALSRGKGVITLFANSFCIRRNGKYLKPIADVSAYISGNLEEYTELYEIYSREELFSMFEERTSGSTPQHKAVVITMGSEGAMVMCQGTRVYVPPCNVEVVDTTGAGDFFAGSFLYGVLNGWNVRKAGQFAVAMVSDIISHMGLTISKDTRAVIDAIKNADPDEIDCKNCRLIRL from the coding sequence ATGGGAGACGCTGTTCTGGAGAATCGTTCCAACAGCGTACTTTTTGTTGGTCACCCGCTGATTAACCTACTTGCCCGCGCCGACTATTCTGTGATTGAGCGGCTTGGAGTTGCGAAGGGGGAGTCCAACTTGGTAACGCGTGACACTTTTGACGAACTGGAGAAGTTAGTAAACGTTGAAAACATGAGCcctggttgttcttcatCGAACAGTGCCATTGCGTATTCATACTTGGGCGGCAAGACCTCTTACTACGGTTTGATgggtgatgatgatgaggctACAGCTTTCGGCGACATGCTGGCGACTTACGGTGTTGATAACATTGCCATTCGGGTTCCGGGTCAACGAACGAGTCAGGTGTACTGCCTTGTGACGCCAGATGCTGATCGTACAATGTATGTATTATTTGGCGCGTCGCACACGATGAAGCCGTCTGACCTTGACGAGAACATTATGGAAAGGTTCGACTACTACGCCGTGAACGGTTTCATGTTTGCTGACGAGGATCAAGTAGCGTTGACCAACAAGATGGTTGAATCTGCTCTTAGCCGCGGTAAAGGTGTCATCACGCTCTTTGCCAACAGCTTCTGCATTCGCCGCAACGGCAAGTACTTGAAACCTATCGCCGACGTTTCTGCTTATATTTCTGGAAATCTTGAGGAATATACGGAGTTATACGAAATATATAGCCGTGAAGAATTGTTCTCTATGTTTGAAGAGCGTACGTCAGGTTCAACGCCTCAACACAAAGCCGTTGTCATCACAATGGGTAGTGAAGGTGCTATGGTCATGTGCCAGGGTACGCGTGTGTATGTCCCTCCGTGCAATGTGGAAGTCGTAGACACGACTGGTGCTGGTGACTTCTTTGCTGGTTCGTTCCTTTACGGTGTGTTGAACGGTTGGAACGTAAGGAAGGCTGGTCAGTTCGCAGTTGCAATGGTGAGTGATATAATATCACATATGGGTCTTACCATTAGTAAAGACACACGCGCTGTGATCGATGCCATAAAGAATGCTGACCCAGACGAAATCGATTGCAAAAATTGCAGACTTATAAGGTTGTGA
- a CDS encoding Ribokinase like superfamily protein, putative translates to MNGSYLFAAVACVFAAFVQYAKCIPGSGDEKLIEGPSRVLFVGHPTMSMHAPVVPSVIENLNIASSGIESVSAEDFRAIRDTVDVEANNPGDSSSNLARCYAALGGQAAYFGICGDDDLAQHFSDALLHYGVDDLTVRVPGLSTTQMFSLVTPDAENKTYVRVEASHTLKPEDLNESIVEDFDYYAVNGFMFADEEQVKFTHKMVDAALNRNKGLITVLGSTECVKKYGELLKPIADKSDFLAGTIEEISELYQVPDRKELFRMMTQRTTGIFPQHRGVILMMGSKGSVIFYKGMHYYVPTEAVESVDRTSANDFYAGAVLYGLLNGWDVRAASQLGLTVYGDIITHMGTLLTPRGHSKVQLVKDAA, encoded by the coding sequence ATGAACGGATCTTACCTTTTCGCTGCCGTTGCTTGCGTTTTCGCAGCATTTGTGCAGTACGCGAAATGCATACCGGGCAGTGGTGATGAAAAGCTCATCGAAGGCCCCTCCCGTGTCCTCTTCGTCGGTCATCCGACGATGTCCATGCACGCTCCCGTCGTTCCCTCTGTGATTGAGAACCTCAACATTGCAAGCAGCGGAATCGAGAGCGTCTCTGCCGAAGATTTCCGCGCTATTCGCGACACTGTGGATGTTGAAGCTAACAACCCGGGTGATTCGTCTTCCAACCTCGCCAGGTGCTACGCTGCCCTCGGTGGCCAGGCCGCTTACTTCGGTATCTGTGGTGATGACGATTTGGCCCAGCATTTCAGCGACGCCCTCCTTCACTACGGTGTTGATGACCTTACTGTCCGTGTCCCTGGTCTTTCCACTACCCAGATGTTCTCGCTCGTGACGCCAGATGCTGAAAACAAGACCTACGTACGTGTCGAAGCGTCGCACACTTTGAAGCCGGAAGATCTTAACGAATCCATCGTCGAGGACTTCGACTACTACGCCGTGAACGGTTTTATGTTCGCTGACGAGGAGCAGGTTAAGTTCACTCACAAGATGGTTGACGCTGCTCTTAACCGCAACAAGGGTTTGATTACGGTTTTGGGAAGCACTGAGTGTGTCAAGAAGTACGGTGAACTTTTGAAGCCAATTGCTGACAAATCTGATTTCCTTGCTGGTACCATTGAAGAAATATCCGAGTTGTACCAGGTGCCTGACCGCAAAGAGCTTTTCAGGATGATGACTCAGAGGACCACTGGTATCTTCCCTCAGCACAGAGGTGTTATTCTTATGATGGGCAGTAAGGGTTCCGTGATTTTCTACAAGGGAATGCACTACTACGTGCCAACTGAAGCCGTCGAATCCGTTGACAGGACTAGCGCAAATGACTTCTACGCCGGCGCCGTGTTGTACGGCCTTCTCAATGGCTGGGATGTCAGGGCCGCAAGCCAGTTGGGTCTTACCGTGTACGGTGATATCATTACGCACATGGGCACCTTGTTGACTCCTAGGGGTCATTCTAAGGTTCAGCTTGTCAAGGATGCTGCCTAA
- a CDS encoding Ribokinase like superfamily protein, putative: protein MNASYIFAAFVGIFASVAYGSKCQLGSGDEVLEKGPSRLLIVGNPIIDMTASVDYSVVEALNLIKGESKGLVTPDDFKRLGDSITVQARTAGGSSGNVARAYGYLGGKVAFLGRCGQDEFADQFSQSLAENGVEDLTIRIPEKFTTQLYSLVTPDAERTMYVLSGASRTLQSSDVDESLMDEFDYYVADAFVYFGDERVALTNKMVDAALSRGKGVITLFSNMTCIRRSGDALKELADKSTYISGNLEEYSTLYGIPNREDLFRMFEDRTSGSHPQHKAVIITMGGMGAMVIYQGKRYIVPPCKVDVVDTSGAGDFFAGSFLYGVLNGWNVRKAGKFAVAMVGDILSHMGISISEGTHTKINEIKGIA, encoded by the coding sequence ATGAACGCCTCTTACATCTTCGCTGCCTTTGTTGGCATTTTCGCATCTGTTGCGTATGGTAGTAAGTGCCAGTTGGGTTCTGGTGACGAGGTGCTTGAGAAGGGCCCTTCCCGCCTTCTCATTGTCGGCAACCCTATCATAGACATGACGGCTTCTGTTGATTACTCCGTCGTTGAAGCCCTCAATTTGATCAAGGGTGAATCCAAAGGACTTGTGACCCCAGACGACTTCAAGAGGCTTGGCGACTCTATCACCGTTCAGGCCCGCACTGCTGGTGGTTCGTCTGGCAACGTTGCTCGCGCCTACGGTTACCTCGGTGGTAAGGTTGCCTTCCTTGGTCGCTGTGGTCAGGATGAGTTCGCTGACCAATTCAGTCAGTCGCTTGCTGAGAACGGTGTTGAAGACCTTACCATTCGCATTCCTGAGAAATTCACCACCCAATTGTACTCTCTTGTTACGCCCGACGCTGAGCGCACCATGTACGTGTTGTCGGGAGCGTCCCGCACTTTGCAATCGTCTGATGTTGATGAGAGTTTGATGGACGAGTTCGACTACTACGTGGCGGACGCTTTTGTCTACTTCGGTGATGAGCGTGTTGCTCTTACTAACAAGATGGTTGATGCTGCTCTTAGCCGCGGCAAGGGTGTCATCACTCTTTTCTCCAACATGACCTGCATTCGTCGCAGTGGTGATGCTTTGAAGGAGCTTGCTGACAAATCTACCTACATTTCTGGAAACCTCGAGGAATACTCTACCTTGTACGGTATTCCCAACCGTGAGGACTTGTTCCGTATGTTCGAAGACCGTACCTCAGGATCACACCCTCAGCACAAAGCCGTTATCATTACGATGGGCGGCATGGGAGCCATGGTCATCTACCAGGGCAAGCGCTACATCGTGCCTCCATGCAAGGTGGATGTCGTTGACACCAGCGGTGCTGGTGACTTCTTTGCTGGTTCGTTCCTTTACGGTGTGTTGAACGGTTGGAACGTGAGGAAGGCTGGTAAATTTGCTGTCGCCATGGTCGGCGATATCCTTTCTCACATGGGTATTAGCATCAGTGAGGGTACCCACACTAAGATCAATGAGATCAAGGGCATTGCGTGA
- a CDS encoding Ribokinase like superfamily protein, putative produces MNASYIFAAFVGIFAYAVQFAHCKRACGFEKIERGSKSILFVGHPMIDIYARADYSVVEQLNVAKGEPRLITPETFRQLGEMVNVEARNAGGSACNTARAFGYLGGKAAFFGLVGEDEEAEIFKKSLTDNNVEDLTRRIPDTFTSQLYSLVTPDKERTMYLMFGASHKLKSTDLDESIMERFDYYAVNGFMFADEEQVKFTHKMIDAALNRGKGVITLFANSFCIRRNGKYLKPIVEVSAYISGNLEEYSELYEMSDREELFRMFEKRTQGMFPQHKLVIITMGGEGAMLIYKGKRYHVPPCNVEVVDTTGAGDFFAASILYAALNGFSMKKGGKFAHALVGDIISRMGIQISEGVRAEIDELKDCLTL; encoded by the coding sequence ATGAACGCCTCTTACATCTTCGCTGCCTTTGTTGGCATTTTCGCATACGCTGTGCAGTTTGCACACTGCAAGCGTGCCTGCGGTTTTGAAAAGATTGAAAGGGGTTCCAAGAGTATCCTCTTCGTCGGTCACCCTATGATTGATATTTACGCAAGGGCGGACTACTCCGTAGTTGAGCAGTTGAACGTTGCGAAAGGTGAACCGCGTCTTATCACTCCTGAAACATTCAGGCAGCTTGGTGAGATGGTCAACGTTGAAGCCCGCAATGCTGGTGGTTCGGCTTGCAACACTGCTCGCGCCTTCGGTTACCTCGGTGGAAAGGCCGCCTTTTTCGGTCTTGTTGGTGAAGATGAGGAGGCTGAAATATTCAAAAAGTCCCTTACCGACAATAATGTTGAGGATCTGACTCGTCGTATTCCGGACACTTTCACTTCCCAATTGTACTCTCTTGTGACGCCAGACAAGGAGCGCACCATGTATCTGATGTTCGGCGCTTCTCACAAGCTGAAGTCCACTGACTTGGATGAGAGCATCATGGAAAGGTTCGACTACTACGCCGTGAACGGTTTCATGTTTGCTGACGAGGAGCAGGTTAAGTTCACTCACAAGATGATTGACGCTGCTCTTAACCGCGGTAAAGGTGTCATCACGCTCTTTGCCAACAGCTTCTGCATTCGCCGTAACGGCAAATACTTGAAGCCCATTGTTGAGGTGTCTGCTTACATTTCTGGTAACCTTGAGGAATATTCCGAGTTGTACGAAATGTCTGACCGTGAAGAATTGTTCCGTATGTTCGAAAAGCGCACCCAGGGTATGTTCCCTCAGCACAAGTTGGTTATCATCACTATGGGTGGTGAAGGTGCCATGCTTATCTACAAGGGCAAGCGCTACCACGTGCCTCCTTGCAACGTGGAGGTCGTTGACACCACTGGTGCTGGTGACTTCTTTGCTGCATCGATTCTCTACGCCGCTTTGAACGGTTTCTCGATGAAGAAGGGTGGCAAGTTCGCGCATGCTTTGGTTGGCGACATCATTTCGCGCATGGGTATTCAAATCAGCGAAGGTGTCCGTGCCGAGATCGATGAGCTCAAGGACTGCCTTACTCTTTAA
- a CDS encoding molybdenum cofactor synthesis protein 3 / molybdopterin synthase sulphurylase, putative, whose protein sequence is MTVHVFDERVMSDTCVTELAECCLTSGLMGGAAVHVARGGNDSDSCNTDSTVEVCRKRAEEINRTCPPTNGCLGAGKRNVQRATPEETLLFRVPWAPLRRHKTRISSLCTSTEMPFCTALSQQEAERLVPQFVALQQCTSPAQGEYAVDSTTTCAVLVVGAGGLGSPLLMYLAAGGIGIIGVMDGDVVETSNLHRYWEQRRHLSIWQIVHDEEHQGINKALSAVTRMRKINSRGTYVAYERFCGEDEAENIIPQYDIIVDATDNPQSRYLINDACVKYSKTLVIASAIGTQGQLMVLNRVVDAHLTPCFRCVCPLEGNTSIPARRGACSTAGVLGSIPGVLGCLQVNADIQEWKYTSMQATEVLKLAAGADDAVLAPGRMLMYDTTNVTKPFRCIQLSKNPNFCGDGAGPIRIKMVPWETCKINQLTDDIAISNDDFWNIYMRHAHKGVPVKLSCCLSGRKTTDSWQGEPCTVCLVDVRPREHYELCHITGAAHWALDNLVDEFAVLESRHAEAATEESLRDIEELIESKCIGGKIEGNLLILFICFLGNSSRTATMTSDANYFWHRNAISLKMVT, encoded by the exons ATGACAGTCCACGTCTTTGACGAGCGCGTAATGAGCGACACATGTGTCACGGAATTGGCGGAATGTTGCCTTACAAGTGGTCTTATGGGTGGAGCCGCTGTACACGTTGCACGTGGCGGAAACGATTCGGACAGCTGCAACACGGACAGCACGGTGGAAGTCTGTAGGAAGCGTGCGGAAGAGATCAACCGCACCTGCCCACCAACTAATGGTTGTCTGGGCGCCGGAAAACGGAAtgttcaacgtgctacgCCGGAGGAGACACTCCTCTTCCGCGTGCCGTGGGCACCACTTAGGCGGCACAAGACACGGATCAGCAGCCTGTGCACAAGCACAGAAATGCCATTCTGCACAGCTCTCAGCCAACAAGAGGCTGAACGTCTCGTGCCGCAGTTCGTGGCGCTTCAGCAGTGCACTAGCCCGGCGCAGGGCGAATACGCTGTAGATTCCACCACGACGTGCGCGGTGCTGGTGGTAGGTGCGGGTGGGTTGGGTTCACCGCTGCTGATGTACCTCGCCGCTGGAGGGATAG GAATCATCGGCGTAATGGACGGAGATGTCGTAGAGACATCCAACCTGCACAGGTACTGGGAGCAAAGACGACACTTGAGCATATG GCAAATTGTTCACGACGAAGAACATCAAGGCATTAACAAAGCATTGTCTGCGGtgacgaggatgaggaAGATCAATTCACGG GGGACGTACGTCGCATATGAGCGCTTTTGCGGTGAAGACGAGGCGGAAAACATCATTCCGCAATACGATATCATCGTAGACGCCACTGACAACCCCCAGTCTAGGTACCTCATCAACGATGCTTGCGTTAAGTACAGCAAGACGCTCGTTATCGCAAGCGCAATTGGGACTCAAGGCCAACTTATGGTCCTGAATCGCGTCGTTGATGCACATTTGACGCCGTGCTTCCGCTGCGTCTGCCCGCTGGAGGGGAATACATCCATCCCGGCACGAAGGGGGGCGTGCAGTACTGCCGGGGTGCTGGGCTCAATACCCGGGGTGTTGGGTTGCCTGCAGGTAAACGCGGATATTCAGGAGTGGAAATACACCTCTATGCAGGCTACGGAGGTGCTCAAGCTCGCTGCCGGAGCGGACGATGCGGTTTTGGCACCAGGCCGTATGCTCATGTATGACACCACTAACGTCACGAAACCCTTCAGATGCATCCAGCTGTCGAAGAACCCCAATT TCTGTGGGGATGGCGCTGGGCCTATTCGCATCAAG ATGGTACCCTGGGAAACCTGCAAGATCAACCAGCTTACGGACGATATTGCCATCAGCAACGACGACTTTTGGAATATTTACATGAGGCATGCTCACAAAGGAGTGCCCGTAAAACTTTCATGCTGCTTATCCGGCCGCAAAACCACGGATAGCTGGCAGGGCGAACCGTGCACAGTCTGCCTCGTCGACGTAAGACCTAGGGAGCATTACGAACTCTGCCACATCACAGGTGCTGCACACTGGGCACTAGACAACCTGGTAGATGAGTTCGCCGTGCTAGAATCGCGACACGCCGAAGCAGCTACGGAGGAATCACTGCGCGACATAGAAGAGCTAATCGAATCAAAATGTATAGGTGGCAAAATTGAAGGGAATCTTCTTATCCTATTCATTTGCTTCCTCGGTAACTCTTCAAGAActgcaacgatgacg AGCGATGCGAACTACTTTTGGCATCGCAATGCCATCAGCCTGAAAATGGTAACGTAG
- a CDS encoding DnaJ domain containing protein, putative yields MPVKAKRKLLRGGGRRLSQDSDDETLEERFNAASPSATTADSIDSDAPSMKRAATARHKVRFSPRLMSAKFLESFITHFSPEELAAKRTVETIYKSSSSFSYTYHSLQQSLFSGKFDSAALLSFFKALSVVADEQVLRSLLSSNTARANVDKAKPSPVASSTLRNYEVLLVGAVKKLQEVLVVDHSATGWRMLMSCLRCLVLDGLLPEMRSLFKMLFGDSELGYEKLRKYLEQLKGMVKSLDFDIPPATDKAKRRCVVDGNPNVAECLGVVDQIAEILSYLRGVFRNVTTAVANRPESEGLESLLQAAESHLVAPQGKSVDSGAHSSPSNSRAAHVDGSAQEAAGAASEDDGVNVDFKVECLRLLLSVDCCSSLGDVDLPDSGFIREKFEHICTVFDENRRRQREQQAEMAKKSKLKRDAVSYVLARVAESESASAPPGIRHPFYILGIPPSRCSEEVLRKCGRKLKTLLHPDTEHDAEWKAMAERAFKEASLALEKCAAMGGAIHNSVGLRMGTQPPFAAFIGLVAASSGDEEPSSTAAAAAQSSANVLVAPSLVLMPSFTLSCMDSKAGSIAVSLDPSLYSMSGFSKLGKNKHLVVYMHRPMHGDEPSSFRVHPTCVFDVRRVAVPESSHGKQICVKMDAVQPIVFGSAWRYFVGVQLEGDLGSSLVTWRGVYVELATKGRTSSHVCKLLNTYVGAPFVNQSALRSHMERCREGVKADAELFLHECARSAQRWADGQ; encoded by the coding sequence ATGCCAGTCAAGGCAAAGCGGAAGTTGCTGAGGGGCGGTGGGCGCCGCCTGTCCCAAGATTCCGACGATGAGACGCTGGAGGAGAGATTCAACGCCGCATCGCCTTCTGCAACAACGGCGGACAGCATCGATTCGGACGCCCCTTCCATGAAGcgcgccgccaccgcccgCCACAAAGTGAGATTTTCGCCTCGTTTGATGTCTGCGAAGTTCTTGGAGAGTTTCATAACCCATTTCAGCCCCGAGGAGCTTGCGGCGAAACGCACCGTCGAAACCATATACAagagcagcagctcgtttTCGTACACCTACCACAGCCTGCAGCAAAGCTTGTTTTCGGGTAAATTCGACTCAGCTGCGTTGCTTTCGTTCTTCAAAGCGCTCTCCGTGGTTGCGGACGAGCAAGTGTTGCGTTCGCTGCTGTCGAGTAACACTGCGCGTGCCAACGTTGATAAAGCCAAGCCATCGCCAGTGGCATCCTCAACCCTGCGCAACTATGAGGTGCTGCTGGTAGGCGCTGTAAAGAAGCTACAGGAGGTACTGGTGGTTGACCATAGCGCCACTGGGTGGCGCATGTTGATGTCGTGTCTGAGGTGCCTGGTGCTGGATGGGCTTTTGCCGGAGATGCGCTCCCTTTTCAAGATGCTGTTCGGCGATTCCGAATTAGGCTACGAAAAGTTGCGGAAGTATCTGGAGCAGTTGAAGGGCATGGTGAAATCGTTGGATTTCGACATTCCCCCTGCTACCGACAAGGCGAAACGCAGATGCGTGGTGGACGGCAACCCCAACGTCGCGGAGTGCCTCGGTGTGGTGGACCAAATCGCGGAGATTTTGTCATATCTAAGGGGCGTTTTTCGTAATGTGACTACTGCAGTGGCCAATCGTCCTGAATCTGAGGGCCTAGAGTCTTTGCTTCAGGCGGCTGAGTCGCATTTGGTGGCCCCGCAAGGAAAGAGCGTGGACAGCGGTGCGCATAGTTCTCCGTCCAACTCCCGCGCCGCCCATGTGGATGGGTCTGCTCAAGAGGCGGCAGGGGCCGCCTCCGAAGACGACGGCGTGAACGTGGACTTCAAGGTGGAGTGCCTGAGGCTGCTCCTGAGCGTCGATTGCTGCTCCAGCCTCGGCGACGTGGACCTGCCTGACAGCGGTTTCATTCGCGAGAAGTTCGAGCACATCTGCACTGTGTTCGATGAGAACCGCCGCCGTCAGCGTGAGCAACAGGCCGAGATGGCGAAGAAGAGCAAGCTGAAACGTGACGCGGTGTCGTATGTTCTTGCGCGTGTGGCGGAGTCGGAGAGCGCCAGTGCGCCGCCTGGCATTCGCCACCCCTTCTACATCCTCGGCATACCGCCTTCACGGTGCTCGGAAGAAGTGTTGCGCAAGTGCGGGCGCAAGCTCAAGACGCTGCTTCACCCAGACACCGAGCACGATGCCGAGTGGAAGGCCATGGCGGAGCGCGCCTTCAAGGAGGCATCGTTGGCCCTGGAGAAGTGCGCTGCGATGGGtggtgccatccacaaTTCCGTGGGGTTGCGCATGGGTACGCAGCCGCCGTTCGCTGCTTTCATCGGGCTGGTAGCTGCAAGCAGCGGCGACGAGGAGCCCTCCAGcaccgcagctgctgctgcccaATCGTCTGCGAACGTTTTGGTGGCGCCAAGCCTGGTGTTGATGCCGTCGTTCACCCTGAGCTGCATGGACAGCAAGGCGGGTTCCATTGCTGTGTCTTTGGACCCTTCATTGTACTCGATGAGCGGCTTTTCGAAGCTGGGCAAGAACAAACACCTGGTGGTGTACATGCACCGCCCTATGCACGGCGACGAGCCATCTTCCTTCCGCGTCCACCCAACTTGTGTCTTCGATGTGCGCCGCGTGGCAGTGCCCGAATCCTCCCATGGCAAGCAGATCTGCGTGAAGATGGATGCTGTGCAACCCATTGTTTTCGGCAGCGCTTGGCGTTATTTCGTTGGCGTTCAGTTGGAGGGTGACCTCGGTTCGTCGTTGGTGACGTGGCGCGGCGTGTACGTCGAATTGGCC